The following proteins are encoded in a genomic region of Phragmites australis chromosome 9, lpPhrAust1.1, whole genome shotgun sequence:
- the LOC133928367 gene encoding uncharacterized protein LOC133928367: protein MDAGDHDTSIDHDFFLQGLTGDYGPFDTSAAGDDGPDGEPPVGSHPDPGDAAGVPSLGSTSAHTLASSESKRSRAGTSEVWQDFERIYKEEDGVSVRYAKCYICKNELSAKPSGGTGHLKRHAISCKRKSGAAMKQTVLQYNPDGSVHHWEYDSANARKELCRFIARADLPLNIGSSSRSSDSSSRSSTGTGIPTSGGELTTFIDSDVISHEQENFNILQWWHEHKTNYPVLSLLARDLLTVPVSTVSSEAAFSLTGRIIEERRTNLSSEMVEILTIVKDWEQAEARMQHTVENTELEESFQNLYLDADENV from the exons atggatgccggtgatcatgatacatccatagatcatgatttttttctccaaggactcacaggggactacggcccctttgatactagtgctgcaggtgatgatggacccgacggtgaacctccggttggttcacatccagatccaggtgatgcagcaggagtgccatcgttaggctctacaagtgcgcacacattagcaagcagcgagtctaaaagatcaagagccggtacttccgaagtttggcaagactttgaaaggatctacaaagaggaagatggggtaagtgtcaggtatgctaagtgttatatttgtaaaaatgaattatctgcaaagccctcgggtggaacggggcacttgaagaggcacgccataagttgcaagcgaaagagtggagcagccatgaagcagacggtgttgcagtacaaccccgacggctctgttcatcattgggagtacgactctgccaatgctcgaaaagagctatgtcgcttcattgcaagagcggatctaccactcaatatcg gttcttcatcaagaagttcagactcttcgtcacgatcgtctacgggcaccggaattccaacatccggaggggagctaactaccttcatcgacagtgacgttatcagccacgaacaagaaaacttcaacatactgcaatggtggcatgagcacaagacgaattatccagtcctttcactgttagcgcgagatttgttaacggttcctgtatctacagtttcttctgaggctgccttcagtcttacaggaaggataatcgaagagagaagaacaaatctgtcaagtgagatggttgaaatactcaccatagtaaaggattgggaacaagctgaagcacgaatgcaacacactgtagaaaatactgagcttgaagaatcattccaaaatttgtatctagatgctgatgagaacgtgtaa